The Coffea arabica cultivar ET-39 chromosome 1e, Coffea Arabica ET-39 HiFi, whole genome shotgun sequence genome has a window encoding:
- the LOC140007318 gene encoding protochlorophyllide-dependent translocon component 52, chloroplastic-like isoform X1 — translation MGTLTATSLSSASSHLNLIPRRPFGTKIKNPILHNPFSYQHPTNSHLPSYQFKRAKFELSTAISSTDTVPAADQSSKDASFGQETEKSEKDEKFDWYAQRYPVMPVCDLDKRRPLGKKVMGIDIVVWWDRNENEWKVFDDTCPHRLAPLSEGRIDQWGRLQCVYHGWCFGGSGDCKFIPQAPPDGPPIHTLAKHV, via the exons ATGGGAACTTTGACAGCTACTTCCCTTTCATCAGCATCATCGCACCTTAATTTGATCCCAAGAAGACCCTTTGGAACAAAGATTAAAAATCCAATCTTGCATAATCCGTTTAGCTATCAACACCCCACCAATTCACATCTCCCTTCATATCAGTTCAAGAGAGCAAAATTCGAGCTTTCCACAGCCATCTCTTCCACTGACACTGTGCCAGCGGCTGATCAATCATCCAAAGACGCTTCGTTTGGTCAAGAAACTGAGAAATCAGAAAAAGATGAGAAATTTGATTGGTACGCACAACGGTATCCTGTGATGCCTGTTTGTGATCTTGACAAAAGGAGGCCACTTGGGAAGAAAGTGATGGGAATTGATATTGTTGTGTGGTGGGATAGGAATGAGAATGAGTGGAAGGTGTTTGATGATACTTGTCCTCATAGGTTGGCTCCTTTGTCTGAAGGAAGGATTGATCAGTGGGGCAGGTTGCAGTGTGTTTATCATGGTTGGTGCTTTGGTGGTTCTGGCGATTGCAAATTCATTCCTCAAGCACCCCCAGATGGTCCTCCG ATCCATACTCTAGCAAAGCATGTGTAG
- the LOC140007318 gene encoding protochlorophyllide-dependent translocon component 52, chloroplastic-like isoform X2, whose protein sequence is MGTLTATSLSSASSHLNLIPRRPFGTKIKNPILHNPFSYQHPTNSHLPSYQFKRAKFELSTAISSTDTVPAADQSSKDASFGQETEKSEKDEKFDWYAQRYPVMPVCDLDKRRPLGKKVMGIDIVVWWDRNENEWKVFDDTCPHRLAPLSEGRIDQWGRLQCVYHGWCFGGSGDCKFIPQAPPDGPPIHHV, encoded by the exons ATGGGAACTTTGACAGCTACTTCCCTTTCATCAGCATCATCGCACCTTAATTTGATCCCAAGAAGACCCTTTGGAACAAAGATTAAAAATCCAATCTTGCATAATCCGTTTAGCTATCAACACCCCACCAATTCACATCTCCCTTCATATCAGTTCAAGAGAGCAAAATTCGAGCTTTCCACAGCCATCTCTTCCACTGACACTGTGCCAGCGGCTGATCAATCATCCAAAGACGCTTCGTTTGGTCAAGAAACTGAGAAATCAGAAAAAGATGAGAAATTTGATTGGTACGCACAACGGTATCCTGTGATGCCTGTTTGTGATCTTGACAAAAGGAGGCCACTTGGGAAGAAAGTGATGGGAATTGATATTGTTGTGTGGTGGGATAGGAATGAGAATGAGTGGAAGGTGTTTGATGATACTTGTCCTCATAGGTTGGCTCCTTTGTCTGAAGGAAGGATTGATCAGTGGGGCAGGTTGCAGTGTGTTTATCATGGTTGGTGCTTTGGTGGTTCTGGCGATTGCAAATTCATTCCTCAAGCACCCCCAGATGGTCCTCCG ATACATCATGTCTAA
- the LOC140007330 gene encoding uncharacterized protein, whose product MGRNRVYGSLEEARAEKNRRSREQRAAARRGTKNDAPLGVCTLAVTAFNIHDSNAVNQPNMGVVESSLGSGSVLPFAENNAEHLRAENQGDVSRSAGNGASEVPTTNSDAGESSLHRRRRRTRRSVTNPLTTIITEPAVLLNNVEQFPTVCLCLF is encoded by the exons ATGGGTCGAAATAGAGTATATGGAAGTTTAGAAGAGGCTCGTGCTGAGAAAAATCGAAGGAGCCGCGAGCAACGTGCTGCTGCTCGGCGTGGGACAAAGAATGATGCGCCATTAGGAGTGTGTACATTAGCTGTCACGGCTTTTAATATACATGACTCAAATGCTGTGAATCAGCCAAATATGGGCGTCGTTGAATCTTCATTAGGTTCGGGCTCAGTATTGCCATTTGCAGAGAACAATGCAGAGCACCTTCGAGCT GAAAATCAAGGAGATGTATCTAGGTCTGCTGGTAATGGTGCTAGCGAGGTTCCAACAACTAATTCAGATGCGGGTGAATCATCTTTGCATAGGCGACGTCGGCGTACAAGACGCTCTGTGACTAATCCATTGACCACAATAATTACAGAGCCTGCAGTATTGCTCAATAATGTAGAGCAATTTCCAACCGTATGTTTGTGCTTATTTTGA